From Lasioglossum baleicum chromosome 2, iyLasBale1, whole genome shotgun sequence, a single genomic window includes:
- the LOC143218909 gene encoding uncharacterized protein LOC143218909 — protein sequence MTVTKISTEMNNEIVLLRQCVRRARICVINKLVREAKRLRASRGNEKLSEKNKNKAEKYLREVSELKSAKDDEISKFGIIHLEDLVRMLQNSQTDDRTRAIVKVVRYKCLNEKLLEFVKKFPNCKECVSLNKKEHSQKKKKKNSISEHDQKNPKRSPNDQNDNDEHTKNTRLNISDVVDEETPPQKLKRNRKDVQSKGESVKGNEKSSELITKVVSKEATVKRFADVLQESDTPGIDDQPEENKAQRSSPMPEELTRPDDFFLNSDKAVSKKAMVKRFTDILQESDTSEIDDRPKENKEQRSSPMPVALTRPDDFFLNSDKVVAVHVNAATFSEDSNITSRDVDRKTFTTFPRRNVRREFSRYERPQENRRQRRQAERNKGVSYHRSNTKETSAVFSEQKKRFPEVKEASRNMHESFKKDHTKSTENESLHPSWAARKKLQDVMKQGFQGKKIRFDEN from the exons ATGACTGTGACGAAAATCTCAACCGAAATGAATAACGAG ATCGTTTTATTGAGGCAGTGTGTTCGTCGAGCTCGCATTTGCGTGATAAACAAATTGGTTCGTGAGGCTAAGAGACTGCGTGCTAGTCGTGGCAACGAGAAACTTTCagaaaagaataagaataaagcgGAGAAATATTTGAGAGAGGTTTCCGAGTTGAAAAGCGCCAAGGATGatgaaatatcaaaatttgGAATTATTCATCTGGAGGATTTGGTGCGTATGTTGCAGAATTCACAGACAGACGATAGGACTAGAGCCATAGTAAAAGTTGTTCGTTACAAATGCTTAAATGAAAAACTCTTGGAATTTGTAAAGAAATTTCCCAACTGTAAAGAATGCGTTTCTTTGAACAAAAAGGAGCATtcacagaaaaagaaaaagaaaaattctatAAGCGAACACGACCAAAAGAATCCAAAACGATCGCCAAATGATCAAAATGACAACGACGAGCACACGAAAAATACTCGACTGAATATAAGCGACGTGGTGGATGAAGAAACGCCACCGCAAAAATTAAAGCGAAACAGAAAAGATGTACAGTCGAAAGGAGAAAGCGTTAAAGGTAACGAGAAGAGCTCAGAATTGATCACCAAGGTTGTAAGTAAAGAGGCTACGGTCAAGAGATTTGCAGATGTTTTACAAGAATCTGACACACCTGGGATAGATGATCAACCTGAAGAGAATAAAGCGCAGCGATCTTCTCCGATGCCTGAGGAGTTAACGAGACCAGATGACTTCTTTTTAAATTCGGATAAGGCTGTAAGCAAAAAGGCTATGGTCAAGAGATTTACGGATATTTTACAAGAATCTGACACATCTGAGATAGACGATCGACCCAAAGAGAATAAAGAGCAGCGATCTTCTCCAATGCCTGTGGCATTAACAAGACCAGATGACTTCTTTTTAAATTCGGATAAGGTTGTTGCGGTACATGTAAACGCTGCAACATTTTCAGAAGACTCGAATATTACTTCTAGAGATGTAGATAGAAAAACGTTCACGACTTTTCCGAGAAGAAACGTAAGGCGAGAGTTTTCTAGGTACGAAAGGCCCCAAGAAAACAGAAGACAAAGGAGACAAGCAGAAAGGAACAAAGGTGTTTCGTATCATCGAAGCAACACGaaggagacgagcgcggtgtttAGCGAGCAAAAGAAACGATTTCCAGAGGTCAAGGAGGCGTCACGAAATATGCACGAAAGTTTCAAGAAAGACCATACAAAGTCCACGGAAAATGAAAGTCTACATCCGTCGTGGGCAGCAAGGAAAAAATTACAAGACGTGATGAAACAAGGATTTCAAGGGAAAAAAATTCGATTCGACGAGAATTAA